A window of Amycolatopsis sp. AA4 contains these coding sequences:
- a CDS encoding sugar phosphate isomerase/epimerase, whose product MPLGINLCFAVKRMPEPERWAAFVREDLGLDRVQFTFDLLDPWWPDEQRARLARRVRDAAAAHNLIIDSCFVGLAHYVPSGLLDPDADARAAALTWWQRAIDLTAELGAPAVGGPMGTISEADAADPDRRADRQDELVDHLERLARRATEVGVRELLVEPTPILREYPASIDHCQTLLNTLRGRGVDNVGLTLDTGHALFKRLHGADAGIESWIHNLGPRIRQIHLDNTDGRGDPHWGWPHPQGTFDVGALATCLTDNDLADISVILEVYPRFEDDSAEVLKLITSSVEHCRARFPVSTDTQVVRNAAAG is encoded by the coding sequence ATGCCCCTGGGCATCAACCTCTGCTTCGCCGTCAAAAGGATGCCCGAACCGGAACGCTGGGCCGCCTTCGTCCGCGAAGACCTCGGCCTCGACCGGGTGCAGTTCACCTTCGACCTGCTCGACCCCTGGTGGCCCGACGAGCAGCGCGCCCGGCTGGCCCGCCGAGTTCGCGACGCCGCCGCGGCCCACAACCTGATCATCGACTCGTGCTTCGTCGGTCTGGCGCACTACGTGCCCAGCGGCCTGCTCGACCCGGACGCCGACGCCCGCGCCGCCGCCCTGACCTGGTGGCAACGCGCCATCGACCTCACCGCCGAACTCGGCGCTCCGGCCGTCGGCGGCCCGATGGGCACGATCAGCGAGGCCGACGCCGCCGACCCCGACCGCCGAGCCGACCGCCAGGACGAACTCGTCGACCACCTCGAACGACTCGCCCGCCGCGCCACCGAGGTCGGAGTGCGCGAGCTGCTGGTCGAGCCGACCCCGATCCTGCGGGAGTACCCGGCCTCCATCGACCACTGCCAGACCCTGCTGAACACATTGCGCGGGCGCGGGGTCGACAACGTGGGACTCACGCTGGACACCGGACACGCGCTGTTTAAGCGGCTGCACGGCGCCGACGCCGGGATCGAGAGCTGGATCCACAACCTCGGCCCGCGCATCCGGCAGATCCACCTGGACAACACCGACGGCCGCGGCGACCCGCACTGGGGCTGGCCGCACCCGCAGGGCACATTCGACGTCGGCGCACTCGCGACCTGCCTGACCGACAACGACCTGGCCGACATCTCGGTGATCCTGGAGGTCTACCCGCGGTTCGAGGACGACTCCGCCGAGGTGCTGAAGCTGATCACCAGCTCCGTCGAGCACTGCCGCGCCCGCTTCCCCGTTTCCACCGACACCCAGGTGGTCCGCAATGCTGCCGCTGGCTGA
- a CDS encoding ribulose-phosphate 3-epimerase, protein MLPLADLYPRDRLAVEVSLWSADLADLGAEVARLAPYADVFHIDASDTRFVPSPLFFPDLVAALRSHTQVPFHVHVMAEQALPLVEDFARAGADLLSVHAEADDVVAALQAVRARGGAAGLALRLDTPVDTVGAYLDDVDFVVLIGTPLGTKGTAMDPVAPNRVRQLRALAARTGRDQLPVIADGGIRENTVPDLADAGADAVVVGSLLLGSKDLAATTAWLHRRRGDAAVDGERVEVRT, encoded by the coding sequence ATGCTGCCGCTGGCTGACCTGTACCCGCGCGACCGGCTCGCGGTCGAGGTGTCGCTGTGGTCGGCCGACCTGGCCGATCTCGGCGCGGAGGTCGCCCGGCTGGCCCCCTACGCCGACGTCTTCCACATCGACGCCTCCGACACCCGGTTCGTGCCGAGTCCGCTGTTCTTCCCCGACCTCGTCGCGGCGCTGCGCTCGCACACACAGGTGCCGTTCCACGTCCACGTCATGGCCGAGCAGGCCCTGCCCTTGGTCGAGGACTTCGCCCGCGCCGGAGCGGACCTGCTGTCGGTACACGCGGAAGCCGACGACGTCGTCGCCGCCCTGCAAGCGGTCCGGGCACGGGGCGGTGCCGCCGGCCTCGCGCTGCGCCTGGACACGCCCGTCGACACGGTGGGGGCGTACCTCGACGACGTCGACTTCGTGGTTCTCATCGGCACGCCGTTGGGCACCAAGGGCACCGCGATGGACCCGGTCGCGCCGAACCGTGTCCGGCAGCTGAGGGCGCTGGCCGCCCGCACCGGCCGAGACCAGCTTCCGGTCATTGCCGACGGCGGCATCCGCGAGAACACCGTTCCCGATCTCGCCGACGCGGGCGCCGACGCTGTGGTCGTCGGGTCGTTGTTGTTGGGCAGCAAGGACCTCGCCGCCACTACCGCCTGGCTTCACCGCCGGCGGGGTGACGCGGCGGTCGACGGAGAGCGCGTCGAGGTGCGGACGTGA
- a CDS encoding HAD family hydrolase, whose translation MTQAAADPLEGWVVSVDLWGTLITYGDREAEAAWRIREFETVLVEFGHDLPDGKVREAILAVRAETQRRQRTTGEQPPVRAQVEQMLTVMGLPLDTRLVDTLLVPHTHAVLRACPDLIPGAHGALWALRQAGARLVLTSNTLATPASVSRLILDDHDLTTLFDDTVFSSDVGLAKPRREMFAAVAAAAGADLDRVVHVGNSLTTDIHGALNAGCRAVLFNPRGEPCPAGVRAITSLDQMPTAVLAACS comes from the coding sequence GTGACACAGGCGGCGGCGGATCCCTTGGAGGGTTGGGTGGTCAGCGTCGACCTGTGGGGGACGCTGATCACCTACGGCGATCGCGAGGCCGAAGCCGCCTGGCGGATTCGCGAGTTCGAGACCGTGCTCGTCGAGTTCGGCCACGACCTACCCGACGGCAAGGTCCGTGAAGCAATCCTCGCCGTGCGGGCGGAAACCCAGCGACGTCAACGCACGACCGGCGAACAACCTCCGGTGCGCGCCCAAGTCGAGCAGATGCTCACGGTCATGGGGCTGCCCCTGGACACGCGGCTGGTCGACACTCTGCTCGTCCCGCACACCCACGCGGTCCTGCGAGCCTGCCCCGACCTCATCCCCGGCGCGCACGGCGCCCTCTGGGCACTGAGGCAGGCCGGAGCTCGGCTCGTGCTGACCTCCAACACCCTGGCCACTCCGGCGTCGGTGTCCCGGCTCATCCTCGACGACCACGACCTGACCACCCTGTTCGACGACACCGTCTTCTCCTCCGACGTCGGGCTGGCCAAGCCTCGCCGGGAGATGTTCGCCGCGGTCGCCGCCGCCGCAGGCGCGGACCTCGACCGGGTCGTGCACGTCGGCAACAGCCTGACCACCGACATCCACGGCGCGCTGAACGCCGGATGTCGCGCGGTGCTGTTCAACCCGCGCGGAGAACCCTGCCCCGCCGGCGTGCGTGCCATCACCAGCCTCGACCAGATGCCGACCGCCGTCCTGGCCGCCTGCTCCTGA